A window of the Miscanthus floridulus cultivar M001 chromosome 14, ASM1932011v1, whole genome shotgun sequence genome harbors these coding sequences:
- the LOC136505563 gene encoding uncharacterized protein translates to MVLPFIIFQFAAGASELPGGVANLAVPEVTVAVAPGPSEDLAPASLEVALVAPSSPQPVSPSPSLASGGPSISGDVVQQFDATHRLSELTAAWGSLSTLASSFGEKLQSFSRDHSGFFFSSENERKLSSEVDALKADLDLLRAELETERQVHQKEEKTLRARVVETEKQRDAAVESAKNECKALRVEKQKLSESIDEMKALVRSSHNKAEEAQKTIENLSGKLATATENWNAL, encoded by the exons atggtgcttccttttatcatctttcagt tcgccgcgggggcttcagagctacctggcggagttgcgaACTTGGCCgttccggaggtgactgtggccgtcgcgccgggtccttctgaggatttggctccggcttctctggaggttgccttggtcgctccttcttcgccccagccggtctctccttccccttctcttgcttctggCGGCCCCTCgatttccggtgacgtggtgcaacagttcgatgccactcatcggttatcggagctgaccgcagcctgggggagcttgtcgacccttgcgtcttcttttggtgaaaagctccag tctttctctcgcgatcattctggcttcttcttctcatctgagaatgagaggaagttgtcttcggaggtggacgctctgaaagccgatcttgacctcctccgggctgagttggagacggagcgtcaagtgcaccagaaagaggagaagacccttcgcgcccgggtagtggagacggagaagcagagagatgctgcggtggagtctgcgaagaatgaatgcaaag ctctccgagttgagaagcagaagctctcggagagtatcgatgaaatgaaggctcttgtccgttctagtcacaataaagctgaggag gcccaaaaaactattgaaaacttgtccgggaagctggcgacggctactgagaattggaatgctttgtga